One part of the Raphanus sativus cultivar WK10039 chromosome 7, ASM80110v3, whole genome shotgun sequence genome encodes these proteins:
- the LOC130498122 gene encoding uncharacterized protein LOC130498122 — protein MYAHKDSSGRVTDEFLSGAEIFMYQAGQTPLTKETGKMFCPCRKCNNTKFAASDTVWKHIVNRGFTPHYYIWFNHGEGDSRNEASSSNQVENVRNRVEPHLPSESVIQEDHMVDHDRMHDMVTDAFRETTSVIEEVENVEGPNLDAKRFYEMLAAANEPIYEGCREEYLPEENLCAESYYEIQKLVHSLGLPSEMIDVCIDNCMIYWEKDAELLECKFCKKPRYKPQGRGRNRVPYQRMWYLPIKDRLKRLYQSAKTAASMRWHAEHDQKEGEINHPSDAKAWKHLNSVYPDFASNPRNVYLGLCTDGFSPFGIDFPAYGMLSGWTTHGRLSCPYCMGSTDAFQLKNGRKTSWFDCHRRFLPINHPYRRNKKLFRSKRVVRDTAPPYLSGEEIEKDIDYYGGCSTVIKGGNWHTPANMPDGYGTQHNWHKKSIFWELPYWKDLLLRHNLDVMHIEKNFFDNIINTLLNVPGKTKDNKNSRLDLPALCSRIELHIRNDGRIPVPIFRLSAEAKAALFKWVSSDVKFSDGYVSNLSRCVDHQGQKFSGMKSHDCHVFMQRLLPFAFAELLPKNVHEALAGIGAFFRDLSARTLTVDVIRQLDENIRILMCNLEKIFPPSFFDVMEHLVIHLPYEALLRGPVHNGWMYPYERAMKYLKGKAKNLARVEGSIVAGSLNEETSHFTSYYFGSQVRTRKRTTSRYDDGGVIPTYFGEDVPDIFCQIGRLGGKLKEVWWSSSEDAHSAHTYILLNCEEIELFESDFVAQVEEAIPGVSNNDLNKRKDQHFVKWLKTQVQYDDQFYPQWFHELIQGPVGKVTTAPIYFTRGYTFHTYEYGSRRATMNYGVCVKGETDFYGIIQEIIEVEFPGVIKLKCVLFKCDWFDPTVNRGVRYSKFGVVDVNATRRYNKFEPYILASQADQVCFVPYPRIRQSGISWLAAMKVTPRGRVLSTDEQPPLQEDAVNEVEVPEQAEDVILLIDPHNPGYEELPEDTMDEANEDEFEENDEVDDVSDDE, from the exons ATGTATGCGCATAAAGATTCAAGCGGAAGAGTAACAGACGAATTTCTCAGCGGAGCAGAGATATTCATGTACCAGGCCGGACAGACGCCTCTAACAAAGGAAACGGGTAAAATGTTCTGTCCTTGTCGTAAATGCAACAATACGAAGTTTGCTGCTAGTGATaccgtttggaaacatatagtaAATAGAGGATTTACTCCACATTACTATATTTGGTTTAACCACGGAGAAGGTGATAGtaggaatgaagctagtagtagtaatcaGGTTGAAAATGTTCGTAATAGAGTTGAACCACATTTGCCTTCTGAAAGTGTGATTCAAGAAGATCATATGGTAGATCATGATAGAATGCATGATATGGTTACCGATGCATTTCGTGAAACCACATCAGTAATAGAGGAGGTCGAAAATGTAGAGGGGCCTAACTTGGATGcaaaaagattttatgaaatgctagCAGCAGCTAATGAGCCAATTTAtgaaggttgtagagaag agtatttgcctgaAGAGAATTTGTgtgctgaatcttattatgagattcagaaacttgttcatAGTCTTGGTTTACCTTCGGAGATGATTGATGTTTGTATAGACAACTGTATGATATACTGGGAAAAAGACGCAGAATTGTTAGAGTGTAAAttttgcaagaagccacgatatAAACCGCAAGGACGTGGACGGAATAGGGTGCCGTACCAGCGGATGTGGTACTTACCTATTAAGGATAGACTGAAAAGATTATATCAATCTGCGAAGACGGCAGCatcgatgagatggcatgcagaacATGATCAGAAGGAAGGAGAGATCAATCATCCCTCTGATGCAAAAGCTTGGAAGCACTTGAATTCAGTGTACCCTGATTTTGCAAGCAACCCCCGCAACGTTTATCTTGGACTCTGCACAGATGGCTTTAGTCCATTTGGAAT TGACTTTCCTgcatatgggatgttgtcgggttGGACGACGCATGGAAGactatcttgtccatattgtatggGAAGCACAGACGCATTTCAGTTGAAGAATGGTAGGAAGACGTCTTGGTTTGATTGCCATCgaagatttcttcccattaaccATCCATACCGAAGGAACAAGAAATTGTTTCGGTCAAAAAGGGTTGTACGGGACACCGCTCCACCATATTTATCTGGAGAGGAAATCGAGAAGGATATTGATTACTATGGTGGATGCAGCACAGTCATCAAAGGCGGTAATTGGCATACTCCTGCAAATATGCCTGATGGTTACGGGACTCAGCATaattggcacaagaagagtatattttgggaactTCCATATTGGAAAGATCTACTTCTGCGCCACAATCTTgacgtgatgcatatagagaagaacttctttgACAACATCATCAATACATTGTTGAATGTCCCCGGcaagacaaaagataacaagaaCTCAAGGTTGGATTTGCCTGCTTTATGTTCTCGGATTGAGCTGCATATTAGAAACGATGGGAGAATTCCAGTTCCCATTTTCAGATTGTCAGCAGAAGCAAAAGCAGCGTTGTTCAAGTGGGTGTCATCAGATGTGAAGTTTTCTGATGGATATGTTTCAAATCTATCAAGATGTGTTGATCATCAGGGACAGAAGTTTTcagggatgaagagtcatgactgtcatgtttTTATGCAACGACTTCTACCATTTGCATTTGCGGAGTTGCTTCCAAAAAATGTTCacgaagcacttgcag GCATCGGAGCTTTTTTCAGAGATCTCAGTGCACGCACCTTAACTGTAGATGTCATCAGACAACTTGATGAGAATATTCGGATCTTGATGTGCAATTTGGAGAAAATTTTTCCTCCGTCCTTTTTTGACGTTATGGAACATCTGGTTATCCATCTTCCGTATGAGGCACTACTTCGTGGACCTGTTCATAATGGATGGATGTATCCTTACGAGCGAgctatgaaatatttgaaagggAAAGCAAAAAATCTGGCAAGGGTGGAAGGTTCAATAGTTGCTGGGAGTTTGAATGAGGAAACATCTCACTTTACGTCCTACTACTTTGGGTCACAAGTCCGGACACGGAAAAGGACTACGagcagatatgatgatggtggtgttatACCGACATATTTTGGTGAAGATGTTCCAGACATTTTCTGTCAGATTGGACGGCTAGGTGGAAAACTGAAAGAAGTTTGGTGGTCGAGTTCagaagacgctcatagtgcCCACACATATATACTCCTTAACTGCGAGGAGATTGAGTTATTTGaaag cGATTTTGTTGCCCAAGTCGAAGAGGCTATACCAGGAGTATCAAACAATGATCTCAACAAAAGGAAAGACCAACACTTTGTGAAATGGTTAAAAACGCAG GTTCAGTATGATGATCAATTTTATCCTCAGTGGTTTCACGAATTGATACAAGGTCCGGTCGGTAAGGTCACCACGGCACCAATATATTTCACACGAGGATACACTTTTCACACTTACGAATATGGAAGTCGGCGAGCAACAATGAATTATGGAGTTTGTGTAAAAGGTGAAACAGATTTCTATGGAATCATACAAGAGATCATCGAAGTGGAGTTTCCCGGCGTAATAAAGCTTAAATGCGTTCTTTTCAAATGTGACTGGTTTGACCCCAcagtcaacagaggtgttcggtaTAGCAAGTTTGGTGTTGTTGATGTAAATGCTACacggaggtacaacaaatttGAACCTTACATATTGGCTTCTCAAGCAGACCAAGTTTGTTTTGTTCCATACCCGAGGATCAGACAATCTGGAATATCTTGGTTAGCCGCTATGAAAGTTACACCTCGGGGCCGAGTATTGAGTACTGATGAACAACCGCCTTTACAAGAAGATGCCGTGAATGAAGTAGAAGTACCCGAACAAGCGGAAGATGTTATCttactcattgatccgcataaccCGGGATATGAAGAACTTCCAGAAGATACAATGGATGAAGCCAACGAagatgaatttgaagaaaatgatgaagtggatgaTGTTTCTGATGACGAGTGA